A single region of the Pontibacter kalidii genome encodes:
- a CDS encoding succinate dehydrogenase/fumarate reductase iron-sulfur subunit, whose amino-acid sequence MDLTLKVWRQKDKNSPGQMVTYPIQGISPDMSFLEMMDVLNEDLLLKGEDPIAFDHDCREGICGMCSLFINGRPHGPERGTTTCQLHMRHFKDGDTITIEPWRAAAFPVHKDLVVDRSAFDRIQQAGGYVSVNTGGVPDANAIPIPKSIADKAFDAATCIQCGACVAACKNASAMLFVSAKVSQLAMLPQGKAERKTRVENMVAQMDIEGFGSCTNTGACAAECPVGISLENINMLRSEFIYAKATSENL is encoded by the coding sequence ATGGACCTTACGCTAAAGGTTTGGCGCCAAAAAGATAAAAATTCACCAGGCCAAATGGTGACTTACCCTATACAGGGAATCTCTCCGGATATGTCTTTCCTGGAGATGATGGACGTGCTGAACGAAGACCTGCTGCTTAAGGGAGAAGACCCGATCGCATTCGACCACGACTGCCGTGAAGGCATCTGCGGTATGTGCAGCCTCTTCATAAACGGACGCCCGCACGGGCCCGAGCGAGGTACTACAACCTGCCAGCTGCACATGCGCCACTTCAAGGACGGCGACACGATCACCATCGAGCCCTGGAGAGCGGCCGCTTTCCCGGTGCACAAAGACCTGGTGGTAGACCGCTCCGCGTTTGATCGCATACAGCAGGCCGGTGGTTATGTGTCTGTTAACACAGGCGGCGTGCCAGACGCCAATGCCATCCCGATTCCGAAATCTATCGCGGATAAGGCCTTTGATGCAGCAACGTGTATTCAGTGCGGTGCCTGTGTAGCGGCCTGTAAGAACGCCTCTGCCATGCTGTTCGTGTCTGCCAAGGTATCTCAGCTAGCTATGCTGCCGCAAGGTAAGGCTGAGCGCAAAACTCGTGTAGAGAACATGGTCGCGCAGATGGACATCGAAGGGTTCGGTTCTTGCACCAACACCGGTGCCTGTGCTGCCGAGTGTCCGGTGGGCATTTCCCTGGAGAACATCAACATGCTGCGTAGCGAATTTATCTATGCCAAGGCGACTTCGGAAAACCTGTAG
- a CDS encoding cell division protein FtsQ/DivIB, which yields MGLNSRIKSLIFAGCSILSIGAIAGFASSRQNEKICKKVSIKIDNEYNNYFIGDKEVRGLLTREGERKLEGLPNQNIDLKNLEKRIESHKFVKDAEVYRGLDGNIQVFVKQNRPIARIIRSDQDVYIDAEGNILPLSDRYTARVIPITKSALIKPTDRGFFKDSLGHSYLSLLQFIENDEFWKAQLAQMHIDGKGKVSFLPQVGEHTIEFGKPDKVEEKFKKLAILYKEVLPTMGWERYKRVNVEYEDQIICE from the coding sequence ATGGGCTTGAATAGTAGAATAAAATCTTTAATTTTTGCAGGTTGTAGCATCCTATCGATTGGGGCTATTGCAGGTTTTGCGTCTTCCAGACAAAATGAAAAAATCTGTAAAAAAGTGTCAATAAAAATTGATAATGAGTACAACAATTACTTTATTGGGGATAAGGAAGTTCGGGGCTTGCTAACACGAGAAGGCGAGCGAAAACTCGAAGGCCTCCCGAACCAAAACATCGACCTGAAAAACCTTGAAAAGCGCATAGAATCACATAAATTTGTGAAGGATGCCGAGGTCTACAGAGGGTTAGATGGCAACATCCAGGTATTTGTAAAACAGAACAGGCCTATTGCTAGAATTATACGATCAGATCAGGATGTATACATCGACGCTGAGGGGAACATTCTCCCCCTCTCCGACAGGTACACGGCACGTGTAATCCCAATAACCAAGTCAGCTCTTATAAAGCCAACTGACCGAGGATTCTTCAAGGATTCCTTAGGCCACTCATACCTCTCATTGCTCCAGTTCATCGAGAACGACGAGTTTTGGAAGGCACAGCTTGCCCAGATGCATATAGACGGCAAAGGCAAGGTCTCTTTTCTGCCACAGGTGGGCGAACACACCATTGAGTTCGGAAAGCCGGATAAGGTGGAGGAGAAATTTAAGAAGTTAGCCATCCTGTACAAGGAGGTGCTGCCAACCATGGGCTGGGAGCGCTACAAGCGGGTTAACGTGGAGTACGAAGATCAGATAATTTGCGAATAA
- a CDS encoding NADPH-dependent FMN reductase, with amino-acid sequence MITLISGTNRPLSNSRAIVDLYASKLAQRGVAYQILDLADLPADFTSSALYDNTGKNEAFNKLSSMIAASDKFVFVVPEYNSSFPGVLKAFIDGLVYPNTFRDKKGALIGLSSGMQGSGLALSHLSDVLNYLGLHVMAMRLKLAHIEKNFDGKQITNKFYQELLEQHVEQFLKF; translated from the coding sequence ATGATTACACTGATATCAGGCACGAACAGGCCTCTATCCAACTCCAGAGCCATTGTGGACCTTTATGCCAGTAAGCTGGCACAGCGTGGGGTAGCATACCAGATACTAGACCTGGCAGACCTGCCGGCAGACTTTACTTCGTCGGCCCTTTACGACAACACCGGCAAGAACGAGGCTTTCAACAAGCTTTCTTCTATGATCGCTGCATCGGATAAGTTCGTGTTTGTGGTGCCAGAGTATAATTCCTCCTTCCCTGGTGTGCTCAAAGCCTTTATCGACGGGCTGGTTTATCCCAATACTTTCAGAGATAAAAAAGGAGCCCTTATCGGCCTCTCCTCTGGTATGCAGGGCAGCGGCCTTGCCCTTAGCCACCTTTCTGACGTTCTCAATTACCTGGGCTTGCACGTGATGGCCATGCGCCTGAAACTAGCCCATATTGAAAAGAACTTTGATGGGAAGCAGATAACCAACAAATTTTACCAGGAACTGCTGGAGCAGCATGTAGAGCAGTTTCTAAAATTCTGA
- the ftsA gene encoding cell division protein FtsA: MQNDKIVVGLDIGTTKVCALVGRRNEFGKLEILGMGKAVSEGVVRGIVSNIDKTVEAIKKAIRQAEEQSGINIGVVNVGIAGQHIKSLQHNGSITRQVSDDEITVEDVNRLTNDMYRLVTPPGSEIIHVMPQEYKVDYEEGIVDPVGMSGVRLEGNFHIITAQSNAINNINKCVLRAGLEVDQLILEPLASSMSVLSDEEKEAGVALVDIGGGTTDLAIFKDNIIRHTAVLPFGGNIITSDIKQGCMVMQNQAEQLKMKFGRAIADEASENEIVSIPGLRDRTPKEISLKNLAYIIEARMEEIVELVYAEIVRSGYANSLAGGIVITGGGAQLQNLVQLVEYITGMDTRIGYPNEHLGRSKVDAVKGPMFATSVGLVLAGYHPLDQRVERHSGVEEQVYNNTKAVEPKSSSANNNSGGGLLQKLKGFLSDDID; this comes from the coding sequence ATGCAGAACGACAAAATAGTAGTAGGCTTGGATATCGGGACAACCAAGGTTTGCGCACTTGTAGGTCGGAGAAATGAGTTTGGCAAGCTGGAGATATTGGGCATGGGCAAAGCCGTGTCGGAGGGAGTGGTGAGAGGCATTGTGAGCAATATCGATAAAACCGTCGAAGCCATCAAAAAGGCGATCCGTCAGGCCGAGGAGCAGTCAGGTATCAACATCGGTGTGGTGAATGTGGGTATTGCGGGGCAGCATATCAAGAGCCTGCAGCACAACGGCAGCATCACGCGTCAGGTTTCAGATGATGAGATCACGGTGGAGGATGTCAACCGCCTCACCAACGACATGTACCGCCTGGTAACGCCTCCGGGCAGCGAGATCATTCACGTAATGCCGCAGGAGTATAAAGTAGACTATGAGGAGGGCATCGTGGACCCGGTGGGCATGTCGGGCGTGCGCTTGGAGGGCAACTTCCATATCATCACGGCCCAGTCGAACGCCATCAACAACATCAACAAGTGCGTGCTGCGTGCCGGCCTGGAGGTGGATCAACTGATCCTGGAGCCCCTGGCATCGAGCATGTCGGTGCTCAGCGATGAGGAGAAAGAGGCAGGCGTGGCATTGGTGGATATCGGCGGCGGTACAACCGACCTGGCTATATTCAAAGACAATATTATACGCCACACAGCAGTTCTTCCTTTCGGGGGCAATATCATTACCTCTGATATTAAGCAGGGATGCATGGTGATGCAGAACCAGGCGGAGCAGCTGAAGATGAAATTTGGGCGTGCCATTGCCGACGAGGCCTCTGAGAACGAGATCGTCTCTATCCCTGGCCTGCGTGACCGTACGCCAAAGGAGATTTCCCTCAAGAACCTGGCTTACATTATTGAGGCCCGGATGGAGGAGATCGTGGAGCTGGTTTACGCTGAGATCGTGCGCTCGGGCTACGCTAACAGTTTGGCCGGAGGCATCGTGATCACAGGCGGCGGCGCGCAGCTTCAGAACCTGGTGCAGCTGGTAGAGTACATCACCGGCATGGATACCCGCATCGGCTATCCGAACGAACACCTGGGCAGATCGAAAGTGGATGCGGTGAAAGGACCAATGTTCGCCACCAGCGTCGGCCTAGTACTGGCAGGCTATCACCCACTGGACCAGCGCGTGGAGCGCCATTCCGGGGTAGAGGAGCAGGTGTATAACAATACCAAAGCGGTTGAGCCAAAGAGTAGCTCAGCAAACAACAACAGTGGCGGAGGGCTACTGCAGAAGCTGAAGGGCTTCTTATCAGACGACATAGACTAA
- the murC gene encoding UDP-N-acetylmuramate--L-alanine ligase produces the protein MRLEDYSYIYFLGIGGIGMSAIARWFNAKGFPVWGYDKTRTALTEALEQEGIAVHYEDDVANLPQEVLQQKDKTLVVLTPAIPADHAEWIYLKEQGYTIKKRSEVLGIITASAYSVAVAGTHGKTTTSSIVAHLLHHAGVNCSAFLGGIATNLNSNLLIGKGEPGKEVVVVEADEYDRSFLTLFPDVAIVTSADPDHLDIYGDNEELIRTFQRFISQIKPGGFLFLHEATDPRLTALVQEGVQVYQYSLNGGEAHVERLQVNGRWFEFDVVSPFGNIAGLRLGVPGFHNAENTLAAILAAQVLQVPAQSIKAGVEAFAGVKRRFEFVYEGHGRVYIDDYAHHPKEIDAFMGSLRALYPNKRIKVIFQPHLFTRTRDFAAEFAKSLSTADELVLLDIYPAREKPLPGVTSAIILDQVTSPVKELMRKEEVVENLLKNGDFDVLATVGAGDIDTLVKPIRNFLENNRYGLE, from the coding sequence GTGAGACTGGAGGACTACAGCTACATCTATTTCCTCGGCATTGGCGGCATCGGCATGAGCGCCATTGCCCGCTGGTTCAACGCCAAAGGCTTTCCGGTGTGGGGTTACGACAAGACCCGCACCGCATTGACCGAGGCGCTGGAGCAGGAAGGGATAGCTGTGCACTATGAGGACGACGTGGCAAACCTGCCGCAGGAAGTGCTCCAGCAAAAAGATAAAACATTGGTGGTGCTGACGCCGGCCATACCTGCTGATCATGCCGAGTGGATTTACCTGAAAGAGCAAGGCTACACCATCAAGAAACGCTCGGAGGTGCTGGGCATCATCACGGCTTCCGCCTATAGCGTGGCGGTGGCGGGCACGCATGGCAAAACCACCACTTCCAGTATTGTGGCGCACTTGCTGCACCATGCCGGTGTAAACTGCTCCGCATTTCTGGGAGGCATCGCCACTAACCTGAACTCAAACCTGCTCATAGGCAAAGGAGAGCCAGGCAAAGAGGTAGTGGTGGTGGAGGCCGATGAGTACGACCGTTCTTTCCTGACCTTGTTTCCGGATGTGGCCATCGTAACTTCCGCAGACCCAGATCATTTAGATATCTATGGTGATAACGAGGAACTGATCCGGACTTTCCAGCGGTTCATTAGCCAGATAAAGCCGGGTGGTTTCCTGTTCTTGCACGAGGCCACCGACCCGCGCCTGACGGCGCTGGTGCAGGAGGGGGTGCAGGTGTACCAGTATAGTCTCAACGGTGGGGAGGCCCATGTGGAGCGGCTGCAGGTAAACGGGCGCTGGTTTGAGTTTGATGTGGTGAGTCCGTTTGGGAATATAGCAGGATTGAGGCTGGGGGTGCCGGGCTTCCATAACGCCGAGAATACCCTGGCGGCCATACTGGCTGCGCAGGTGCTGCAGGTGCCGGCCCAAAGTATAAAAGCAGGCGTGGAGGCATTTGCCGGTGTGAAGCGCCGCTTTGAGTTCGTGTACGAAGGCCACGGCCGGGTATACATCGATGATTACGCGCACCACCCGAAGGAGATCGACGCGTTTATGGGTTCATTACGAGCACTTTATCCAAACAAGCGAATAAAGGTGATATTTCAGCCGCACCTCTTTACCCGCACCCGCGACTTTGCCGCCGAGTTCGCCAAGAGCCTGAGCACGGCCGACGAGTTGGTACTGTTGGACATTTACCCGGCGCGTGAAAAACCGCTTCCGGGCGTAACCTCAGCCATCATTCTGGACCAGGTGACGAGCCCAGTGAAAGAGTTGATGCGCAAAGAGGAAGTTGTGGAAAATTTGCTTAAAAACGGCGATTTTGATGTGCTGGCTACCGTTGGAGCCGGCGACATTGACACGCTAGTTAAGCCTATCAGAAATTTTTTAGAAAATAACAGGTATGGGCTTGAATAG
- the ftsZ gene encoding cell division protein FtsZ, whose amino-acid sequence MTSAYAFDLPAGGKSIIKVIGVGGGGSNAVNHMYNQGIKDVEFIICNTDAQALQSAAVPNRLQIGENLTEGLGAGANPEKGKQAALESKEEIREMLSNDTKMVFITAGMGGGTGTGAAPVIARVAKELGILTVGIVTAPFAFEGRKKKTAAENGVKELGENCDTILVILNDKLREMFGNLTIREAFAKADNVLTTAAKSIAEIITVTAEVNVDFEDVKTVMKDSGAAVMGSATTEGEGRALRAAEEALSSPLLNNTDIHGAQRILLSIMSGEQAELEMDELTEITEYIQDKAGQEAEVIFGHGIDASLGQSIRVTVIATGFAADAESIIEPKKTVFDLNSQKKIEVAEPVKPEIAPEITTFAKPVAPAPVAAPKPAAQQPNNYDGNAPRRTEQPVQPQQPQRIVFELDGNSQSDSFQNNYREEEARQAREQSEAAQRQAEERELMQRRAEERRERLRMLSSETTSEAMKEKLEVPAYLRRNVALDRVAHSSERNISRFNLNDDNEILGDNRFLHDNVD is encoded by the coding sequence ATGACATCAGCATATGCATTTGACTTGCCGGCCGGCGGCAAGTCCATCATCAAGGTGATAGGCGTCGGGGGCGGTGGTAGCAATGCCGTGAACCACATGTATAACCAGGGCATTAAAGACGTGGAATTCATCATCTGTAACACGGATGCGCAGGCGCTGCAAAGTGCTGCTGTGCCAAACAGGCTGCAGATCGGTGAGAACCTTACTGAAGGCCTTGGTGCCGGTGCAAACCCTGAAAAAGGGAAGCAGGCGGCCCTGGAGAGCAAGGAGGAAATACGTGAGATGCTTAGCAACGACACCAAGATGGTGTTCATTACTGCTGGTATGGGTGGGGGTACCGGAACGGGTGCTGCTCCTGTTATTGCTAGGGTTGCTAAGGAACTGGGTATCCTGACAGTGGGTATCGTAACAGCTCCGTTTGCCTTCGAAGGCAGAAAGAAAAAGACTGCCGCAGAGAACGGTGTGAAGGAGCTTGGTGAGAACTGCGATACGATCCTGGTGATCCTCAATGATAAGCTGCGCGAGATGTTCGGTAACCTGACTATCCGAGAGGCTTTCGCCAAAGCTGATAACGTGCTGACGACTGCCGCTAAGTCTATTGCGGAAATCATCACGGTGACGGCCGAGGTGAACGTTGACTTTGAAGACGTTAAAACTGTAATGAAAGACTCTGGTGCTGCAGTGATGGGTTCTGCGACAACAGAGGGCGAGGGTCGCGCCCTGCGCGCCGCCGAAGAGGCTCTTTCTTCTCCATTGCTGAACAACACGGATATTCATGGGGCTCAGAGAATCCTGCTTTCCATTATGTCCGGTGAGCAGGCCGAGCTGGAAATGGATGAGTTGACGGAGATCACTGAATATATCCAGGACAAGGCAGGCCAGGAGGCTGAGGTCATCTTCGGCCACGGTATTGATGCTTCGCTGGGCCAGAGCATCCGCGTTACCGTAATCGCTACTGGTTTCGCTGCTGATGCCGAGAGCATCATTGAGCCGAAGAAAACAGTATTTGACCTGAATAGCCAAAAAAAAATTGAGGTAGCTGAGCCTGTCAAGCCAGAGATTGCACCAGAGATCACAACGTTTGCCAAGCCTGTTGCACCGGCTCCGGTAGCTGCCCCAAAGCCCGCTGCCCAGCAACCAAACAACTACGATGGTAATGCGCCTCGTCGTACGGAGCAGCCCGTGCAGCCGCAGCAGCCGCAGCGCATCGTTTTCGAACTGGATGGTAATTCTCAAAGCGACAGCTTTCAGAATAACTACCGCGAAGAGGAAGCACGCCAGGCTCGTGAGCAAAGCGAAGCAGCACAGCGCCAGGCTGAAGAGCGTGAGCTAATGCAACGTCGTGCCGAGGAGCGTCGTGAGCGCCTGCGTATGCTGAGCTCTGAGACTACGTCTGAGGCGATGAAAGAGAAGCTGGAAGTGCCTGCTTACCTGCGCCGCAATGTGGCCCTCGACAGAGTGGCACATTCTTCCGAGCGTAACATCTCCCGCTTCAACCTGAACGACGATAACGAGATTCTGGGCGATAACCGTTTCCTGCACGATAACGTGGACTAA
- a CDS encoding fumarate reductase/succinate dehydrogenase flavoprotein subunit, giving the protein MILDSRIPEGPLAEKWDKHKFDVKLVNPANKRKYDIIVVGTGLAGASAAATFGELGYNVKAFCFQDSPRRAHSIAAQGGINAAKNYQNDGDSVFRLFYDTIKGGDYRAREANVYRLAQVSVNIIDQCVAQGVPFARDYGGLLANRSFGGAQVSRTFYARGQTGQQLLLGAYSALNRQIAYGKVKMYPRTEMLDLVLVDGKARGIVVRNLITGKIESHSAHAVVLATGGYGNVFFLSTNAMGSNATAAWRAYKKGALFANPCYTQIHPTCIPVSGTYQSKLTLMSESLRNDGRVWVPKTVETAERLRRGEITVNDIAEQDRDYYLERKYPAFGNLVPRDVASRNAKLVCDEGRGVGASGLAVYLDFADAIKREGQPAIAAKYGNLFEMYAKITDENPYERPMRIYPAVHYTMGGLWVDYNLMTNVPGLYAAGEANFSDHGANRLGASALMQGLADGYFVLPYTIGDYLAKMPYDKVPVDHPAFQEAERNVMDINNRLLSINGKRTVDDFHKQLGHIMWEYCGMARNAEGLRFAKQEIRKLRDEFWRDVKVVGVNEELNITLEKANRVADFLELGELMVDDALHREESCGGHFREEYQTPENEALRDDENFAYVAAWEFTGVDNDAVLHKEDLKFENVKLTQRSYK; this is encoded by the coding sequence ATGATATTAGATTCAAGAATCCCGGAAGGCCCTTTAGCCGAAAAGTGGGACAAGCATAAATTCGATGTGAAGCTGGTTAACCCAGCCAACAAGCGTAAATACGATATTATTGTGGTGGGTACGGGCCTTGCCGGTGCCTCTGCAGCCGCTACCTTCGGAGAACTGGGCTACAACGTGAAAGCGTTCTGCTTCCAGGACTCTCCCCGCCGTGCCCACTCTATCGCGGCACAGGGCGGTATCAACGCCGCCAAGAACTATCAGAACGATGGCGACTCTGTTTTCCGCCTTTTCTATGATACCATCAAAGGAGGCGACTACCGTGCCCGCGAGGCAAACGTGTACCGCCTGGCGCAGGTATCCGTTAACATCATCGACCAGTGCGTGGCGCAGGGTGTTCCCTTCGCCCGTGACTACGGCGGGCTGCTGGCCAACCGCTCGTTCGGTGGCGCGCAGGTATCGCGGACCTTCTACGCCCGTGGCCAAACCGGCCAGCAGCTGCTGCTGGGCGCTTACTCGGCCCTGAACCGCCAGATCGCCTACGGCAAAGTAAAAATGTACCCCCGCACCGAGATGCTGGACCTGGTGCTGGTAGACGGCAAAGCGCGCGGTATTGTGGTGCGTAACCTGATCACCGGCAAGATCGAGTCGCACAGTGCCCACGCTGTGGTGTTGGCAACAGGTGGCTACGGCAACGTGTTCTTCCTCTCAACCAACGCCATGGGCTCAAACGCCACGGCTGCATGGAGAGCGTACAAAAAAGGAGCTCTGTTCGCCAACCCTTGCTATACTCAGATTCACCCTACCTGTATCCCGGTTTCCGGCACATACCAGTCCAAACTGACACTGATGTCGGAGTCGCTGCGAAACGATGGGCGTGTGTGGGTACCTAAGACAGTAGAAACGGCGGAAAGGCTGAGAAGAGGCGAGATCACCGTAAATGACATTGCCGAGCAGGACCGTGATTACTACCTGGAGCGCAAGTACCCTGCCTTTGGTAACCTGGTGCCGCGCGACGTGGCCTCCCGCAACGCCAAACTGGTTTGCGACGAAGGACGTGGTGTAGGAGCTTCCGGCCTGGCTGTATACCTTGACTTTGCCGATGCCATCAAACGCGAAGGGCAGCCAGCTATCGCCGCTAAGTATGGTAACCTCTTCGAGATGTATGCCAAGATCACGGACGAGAACCCGTACGAAAGGCCAATGCGCATTTACCCGGCTGTACACTATACCATGGGTGGCCTTTGGGTAGATTACAACCTGATGACCAACGTTCCGGGCTTGTATGCCGCCGGAGAAGCAAACTTCTCTGATCACGGCGCTAACCGCCTCGGCGCCTCCGCGCTGATGCAAGGCCTGGCTGACGGATACTTCGTCCTGCCTTACACCATAGGTGATTACCTGGCTAAAATGCCTTACGATAAAGTACCGGTGGATCACCCTGCATTCCAGGAGGCTGAGCGAAACGTGATGGACATCAACAACAGGCTGCTTTCTATCAACGGCAAACGCACGGTGGATGATTTCCACAAACAGCTTGGTCACATTATGTGGGAGTACTGCGGCATGGCTCGTAATGCGGAAGGCCTGCGGTTTGCCAAGCAGGAGATCCGCAAGCTGCGCGACGAGTTCTGGCGCGATGTGAAAGTAGTGGGCGTAAACGAGGAGCTGAACATCACGCTGGAGAAAGCGAACCGTGTTGCGGACTTCCTGGAGCTGGGTGAGCTGATGGTGGATGATGCCCTCCACAGAGAGGAATCCTGCGGTGGCCACTTCCGTGAGGAATACCAGACACCGGAAAATGAGGCCCTACGCGACGACGAGAACTTTGCCTATGTAGCCGCCTGGGAATTCACCGGAGTCGATAACGACGCCGTGCTCCATAAGGAAGACCTCAAGTTCGAGAACGTGAAGCTGACACAGCGCAGCTATAAGTAA
- a CDS encoding succinate dehydrogenase cytochrome b subunit: MNWFTKTFSSTVGRKIIMAVTGLFLCSFLVVHLIGNLQLFRNDGGEAFNIYSHFMASNPIIRFMEIILVLGFLFHIYDALVLTRRNKAARPVDYVNNHPEENSTWSSRNMGLLGTIILVFLIIHLWNFFVPARFGGLDGVVIEDVEYDNLYLRVVESFQIWWYVAIYVISMIALAYHLIHGFQSAFQTLGLDHKKYTPFIQKFGVAFSILVCLGFAIIPLYFFFLV; encoded by the coding sequence ATGAATTGGTTTACTAAAACGTTTTCCAGTACAGTCGGGCGAAAGATTATCATGGCTGTTACGGGCCTGTTCCTTTGCTCCTTCCTGGTGGTGCACCTGATCGGCAACCTGCAGTTGTTCCGTAACGACGGGGGCGAGGCTTTCAATATCTACTCTCACTTCATGGCGAGCAACCCTATTATCCGCTTCATGGAGATCATCCTTGTCCTGGGCTTCCTGTTCCATATTTATGATGCCCTTGTGCTGACACGCCGCAACAAGGCCGCCCGCCCTGTGGACTATGTAAATAATCACCCGGAGGAGAACAGCACCTGGTCATCACGTAACATGGGGCTGCTGGGTACCATCATCCTGGTGTTCCTGATTATTCACCTCTGGAACTTCTTCGTGCCGGCCCGCTTCGGTGGCCTGGATGGGGTGGTAATTGAGGACGTGGAGTACGACAACCTGTACCTCAGAGTAGTGGAATCCTTTCAGATCTGGTGGTATGTGGCCATCTATGTGATCTCGATGATAGCCCTGGCTTATCACCTGATCCATGGTTTCCAGAGCGCTTTCCAGACACTGGGCCTGGACCACAAGAAATACACTCCGTTCATCCAGAAGTTCGGCGTGGCCTTCTCTATCCTCGTGTGCCTTGGCTTCGCCATTATTCCGCTGTACTTCTTCTTCCTTGTGTAA
- the murG gene encoding undecaprenyldiphospho-muramoylpentapeptide beta-N-acetylglucosaminyltransferase, with protein sequence MPRQERPYRVIISGGGTGGHIYPAVAIANRLREVNPEAEILFVGAQGRMEMTRVPEAGYKIVGLWISGLQRRLTLDNLSFPLKVLKSVRASHKIIKDFKPDAVVGVGGYASGPLLYAATSRGIPALIQEQNSYAGITNKLLAKRVQKVCVAYPGMEAFFPADKIVLTGNPVRSDIMNLEGKREEALQHFGLSTEKKTILVIGGSLGARTINQSIAANLQSIADAGCQLIWQTGKAFFSQAQELEAKYKTEGIRALDFITRMDLAYAAADAVVSRAGALSISELCLAGKPAVLVPSPNVAEDHQTKNAMALVQQEAALLVRDSESMEKLVPKALQLLEDEKEQQRLHQNILKMACPNAATDIVNELVKLIK encoded by the coding sequence ATGCCTAGGCAGGAAAGACCATATCGCGTGATCATCAGCGGCGGCGGCACCGGCGGGCATATTTACCCGGCTGTGGCCATTGCCAACCGGTTGCGGGAGGTAAACCCGGAGGCGGAGATCCTGTTCGTGGGTGCCCAGGGTAGGATGGAGATGACGCGTGTGCCGGAGGCAGGATATAAGATCGTGGGGCTGTGGATCAGCGGCCTGCAGCGGAGACTAACACTGGATAACCTGTCGTTTCCGCTGAAAGTGCTTAAAAGCGTGCGCGCCTCGCATAAGATCATAAAAGACTTTAAGCCTGATGCCGTGGTAGGTGTGGGTGGTTACGCCAGCGGACCGCTGTTGTATGCCGCTACCTCACGTGGCATTCCGGCCTTGATCCAGGAGCAGAATTCTTACGCGGGTATCACTAATAAGCTGCTGGCCAAACGGGTGCAGAAAGTATGCGTGGCTTACCCGGGTATGGAGGCCTTTTTCCCGGCAGATAAAATTGTGCTGACCGGAAATCCGGTGCGTTCTGACATCATGAACCTGGAAGGAAAGCGTGAGGAGGCACTGCAGCATTTCGGGCTGAGCACGGAGAAGAAAACGATACTGGTGATTGGCGGAAGCCTGGGTGCCCGCACCATCAACCAAAGTATAGCCGCAAACCTGCAAAGTATAGCCGATGCTGGTTGCCAGCTGATCTGGCAGACCGGGAAGGCTTTTTTTTCGCAGGCGCAGGAGTTGGAGGCAAAGTATAAAACTGAGGGCATCCGTGCGCTGGATTTCATTACAAGGATGGATCTGGCTTATGCCGCGGCCGATGCGGTGGTATCAAGAGCTGGTGCGCTGTCTATCTCGGAGCTTTGCCTGGCTGGCAAACCGGCAGTGCTGGTGCCGTCGCCAAACGTAGCGGAAGACCACCAGACCAAGAATGCCATGGCCCTGGTGCAGCAGGAGGCAGCCCTTCTGGTGCGTGACAGCGAGTCGATGGAGAAGCTGGTGCCAAAGGCGCTGCAATTACTAGAAGACGAAAAGGAGCAGCAGCGTCTGCACCAGAACATACTGAAAATGGCTTGCCCAAACGCGGCGACCGACATTGTAAACGAATTGGTAAAACTGATCAAGTGA